A part of Kitasatospora acidiphila genomic DNA contains:
- a CDS encoding serine/threonine-protein kinase: protein MSGVPTRIGRYTVARELGSGGMGEVYLAYTPAGDPVAVKVIRSDKLDPLTRARFEKEALIARTVIGTNRVARFLDADPYADRPWLAMEYVAGRTLLACVDSDGVLPLPLVASLGALLAEGLSAVHAAGLLHRDLKPQNVVMGDDGPMIIDFGLGAFMDASQETLSHSGMIIGTVRCMPPEQAGGHPQVSPAADVYALGTVLLYAAARHYPYDGSRWEAIAAQVTNPEIAPDLSGVPSPLVPLLESMLAHAPEERLALEAVSDACAQVLTDCRMTPAAARLALIAHTRVGQAPAAPSEPLTVSFEKLLQERADLVEDNGPASPLDDPARASQSGIDEAEPVAEPEEPQVLLPGPSADTGRRNEQPKAGPARGRPPASKRIADELRVLYAADPVL from the coding sequence ATGAGTGGGGTGCCCACGCGGATTGGCCGGTACACGGTGGCGCGGGAGCTCGGCTCGGGCGGGATGGGCGAGGTCTACCTCGCCTACACGCCGGCGGGTGATCCGGTCGCTGTGAAGGTCATCCGCAGCGACAAGCTTGATCCACTGACGCGTGCGCGCTTCGAGAAGGAAGCGCTGATCGCCCGCACTGTGATCGGCACGAACCGCGTGGCCCGCTTCCTGGACGCCGACCCTTACGCGGACCGGCCGTGGTTGGCCATGGAGTACGTGGCCGGTCGCACGCTGCTGGCCTGTGTGGACAGCGACGGTGTGCTGCCGCTGCCACTGGTGGCCAGCCTAGGGGCGTTGCTCGCGGAGGGCTTGTCGGCAGTGCACGCCGCGGGGCTGCTTCATCGGGATCTCAAGCCGCAGAACGTCGTCATGGGCGACGACGGTCCGATGATCATCGACTTCGGACTGGGTGCGTTCATGGACGCCTCGCAGGAGACGCTGTCGCACAGCGGGATGATCATCGGCACTGTGCGGTGCATGCCGCCGGAGCAGGCCGGCGGTCATCCGCAGGTGTCGCCCGCGGCGGATGTGTATGCGCTGGGGACGGTTCTGCTGTACGCGGCGGCTCGCCACTATCCGTATGACGGATCACGTTGGGAGGCGATCGCGGCGCAGGTCACCAACCCCGAGATCGCTCCCGATCTCTCTGGTGTGCCCTCGCCGCTGGTTCCCCTGTTGGAGTCGATGCTCGCTCACGCGCCGGAGGAGCGGCTGGCTCTGGAAGCGGTCTCCGATGCGTGTGCGCAGGTCCTTACCGACTGCAGGATGACCCCTGCTGCGGCTCGGCTCGCGCTGATCGCCCACACCAGGGTGGGCCAAGCCCCGGCAGCCCCCAGCGAGCCACTGACGGTGTCGTTCGAGAAGCTCCTCCAGGAGCGGGCTGACCTCGTCGAGGACAACGGGCCGGCGAGCCCGCTCGACGACCCCGCACGTGCATCACAGTCCGGCATCGACGAAGCGGAGCCGGTGGCGGAACCGGAAGAGCCGCAGGTCCTCCTGCCCGGGCCGTCTGCGGATACCGGGCGGCGGAACGAGCAGCCGAAGGCCGGTCCGGCGAGGGGGCGGCCCCCGGCGTCGAAGCGGATCGCGGACGAGCTGCGTGTGTTGTATGCGGCCGATCCGGTTCTGTGA